In a single window of the Chionomys nivalis chromosome 11, mChiNiv1.1, whole genome shotgun sequence genome:
- the LOC130884140 gene encoding PCNA-associated factor-like — MVRTKANYVPGAYRKVVASRAPRKVLGSSTFVTSSSSCSSRKAENKYAGGNPVCVCPTPKWQKGIGEFFRLSPKDPEKENQVPEEAGCSGLGTSKRKACPLQPDHPDDENE; from the coding sequence ATGGTGCGGACCAAAGCAAACTACGTCCCAGGAGCCTACAGAAAAGTGGTGGCTTCTCGAGCCCCCAGGAAGGTGCTTGGCTCCTCCACCTTTGTCACCAGTTCTTCATCGTGTTCGTCGAGAAAAGCTGAAAATAAGTATGCAGGAGGGAATCCAGTTTGTGTGTGCCCAACTCCAAAGTGGCAAAAAGGCATTGGAGAATTCTTCAGGCTGTCTCCTAAAGATCCTGAAAAAGAGAACCAGGTTCCTGAGGAAGCAGGATGCAGTGGCTTAGGAACATCGAAAAGAAAAGCATGTCCTTTGCAACCTGATCACCCAGATGACGAAAATGAATAG